A region from the Mustela erminea isolate mMusErm1 chromosome 10, mMusErm1.Pri, whole genome shotgun sequence genome encodes:
- the HS2ST1 gene encoding heparan sulfate 2-O-sulfotransferase 1 isoform X3: MEGDTGNHERAIARHEVREIEQRHTMDGPRQEATLDEEEDMVIIYNRVPKTASTSFTNIAYDLCAKNKYHVLHINTTKNNPVMSLQDQVRFVKNITSWKEMKPGFYHGHVSYLDFAKFGVKKKPIYINVIRDPIERLVSYYYFLRFGDDYRPGLRRRKQGDKKTFDECVAEGGSDCAPEKLWLQIPFFCGHSSECWNVGSRWAMDQAKYNLINEYFLVGVTEELEDFIMLLEAALPRFFRGATELYRTVGKKSHLRKTTEKKLPTKQTIAKLQQSDIWKMENEFYEFALEQFQFIRAHAVREKDGDLYILAQNFFYEKIYPKSN; this comes from the exons aaaggGCAATTGCAAGACATGAAGTTCGAGAAATTGAGCAGCGACATACGATGGATGGCCCTCGGCAAGAGGCCACGCTGGATGAGGAAGAAGACATGGTGATCATTTATAACAGAGTCCCCAAAACTGCAAGCACTTCCTTTACCAATATTGCCTATGATCTGTGTGCAAAGAATAAGTATCATGTTCTTCACATCAACACTACCAAAAATAATCCAGTGATGTCACTACAAGACCAG GTACGCTTTGTAAAGAATATAACTTCCTGGAAAGAGATGAAACCAGGGTTTTATCATGGACATGTTTCTTATTTGGATTTTGCAAA ATTTGGTGTGAAGAAGAAGCCAATTTACATTAATGTCATAAGGGATCCTATCGAGAGGCTAGTTTCTTACTATTACTTTCTGAGATTTGGAGATGATTATAGACCAGGGTTAAGAAGACGAAAACAAGGAGACAAAAAG ACCTTTGATGAATGTGTGGCTGAGGGCGGCTCAGACTGTGCTCCGGAGAAGCTCTGGCTTCAAATCCCGTTCTTCTGTGGCCACAGCTCGGAATGCTG GAATGTGGGAAGCAGGTGGGCTATGGATCAAGCCAAGTATAACCTAATTAATGAATACTTTCTGGTGGGAGTCACTGAAGAACTTGAAGATTTTATCATGTTGCTGGAGGCAGCTTTGCCCCGGTTTTTCAGGGGCGCTACAGAACTCTACCGGACAG TAGGAAAGAAATCTCATCTTAGGAAAACCACGGAGAAGAAACTCCCAACTAAACAAACCATTGCAAAACTGCAGCAATCTGACATTTGGAAAATGGAGAACGAGTTCTATGAATTTGCCCTGGAGCAGTTCCAGTTCATCAGAGCCCACGCTGTACGGGAAAAAGACGGGGACCTCTACATCCTTGCACAAAACTTTTTCTATGAAAAGATTTACCCTAAGTCGAACTGA